Sequence from the Pseudocalidococcus azoricus BACA0444 genome:
TTAAATGCTCTGGGAGTGACCAAAGAAATGGGATGCAAGCCCCGCACTTTAGGGCGGCTTTGTTATAATCGGGACAGGAAATCCGCCACATCGCCAGAGTCTCGCACCGTAGAGTGGAGGAACCTGGAGGATCAGGGCAAACAACAGCGGGAGGGCATCTCGCAAAGAACTCTTGGTGAGGGTAAAGTCATTGGACTCCCGGCGATCCAAGGAATCCTAGCCCTGCTTTACACGCAAGCTACAGGGCGGGGAGGATGTCAAAACTGCGGATACACCGGCCTGGCAACGGGGCTATCTCAACCAAGACAATTTTTTTACACCCCAAACCGAGGCGGTGATTGATCGGTATCTGATTGCTCGCCAGGGGTTAACCCTATCCCAGTTGGCCGCACTCTTACAAACCTATCCCGTTACGGTAGAGCAATATTACGGATCTGATCTGGGCCTGGCGGAATTTCGGCAAATTCTGGGCATATCCCTAGGAAAGGCTAATCAATACATCTTGGTGAATTATTTACGCTCCAGTATTGGTCAGGAAACAGGGGGACATATTTCACCGTTAGCCGCCTATCATGCCGAGCAGGATCAGGTGTTGATCTTAGATGTAGCCCGTTACAAATATCCGCCGATCTGGGTTTCTGTCCAGGCCCTTTGGCAAGCTATGCAAACCATTGATCCAGTCTCAGGAAAATCTCGGGGGTTTTTAGTCATTCACAACCGAGAGCCAAACCCCAAGAACTAAGGATCCTCAAAGCTTTAAATCCAGGCCAGGCCTTGATGTCTTGCACAATGAAAAATAGCCTCTAACTGTCCACACCACTGTCCACAACTCCATTAATTTATTGTCATGACCAGGCCGGGCAACAGTTCACCACCTTCTAAACGTGTGGGTAAAGACTGAGTTTCACAGGCCAGGCCTGGGCGATAAATTTCGATCTGTTGGTTTTGCAGATCAATCAACCAGGCCAAGTGACACCCATTCGCCAAATACTCCTGCATTTTCTCTTGAAGCACGATTAAACGATCAGAGGGAGACCGCAACTCAATCACAAAATCAGGACAAAGGGGGGGAAATTTCTGACGTTCAATCTCTGTTAAAGTTTGCCAACGCCCTAGTTTCACCCAGGCCACATCCGGTGAGCGGTGAGCACCATTGGGCAGTCTAAAAATAGTAGAAGAACTAAAGACCTGGCCTAATTTTTTAGTTGCGTTCCAGGCCCAAACTTGCCCAATCAAACTAGCTTCTTGCGCTCCCCCAATTCCCCCGACAGGTGACACGATGATTAACTCTCCATTGGCAGTCAACTCCAGGGATTGATCGGGATATGTCATACAAAGTTGATAAAATTCCGCTGCATTCAGTCGCTGACCTGGGGCAATTCCTAAATGATTGGGTTCTAGAACAGTTTGGATCATTGAATGCCTCACTGCATTGAATCAGATTAAATCAGTTACAGCGCATCCCTACCCTAACACTGTTGCGGAGGAATCCTCTATATCCGGGCCAGGCCTTGATGTCTGGCACAATGTTCTACCGCTGCCGCCACTGCTGGAGCCACCCGCCGATCAAAGACAGAGGGGACAATAAATTCCCGGTTCAGTTCGCTGGGAGTCACCAATTCGGCAATGGCTTGGGCGGCCTGGAGAAACATCTCGGTGGTTAAGGCTTTCGCTCGACAGCCCAAGGCTCCTTTGAAGACACCCGGAAACGCCAAAACATTATTAATTTGATTGGGGTAATCGCTCCGGCCAGTGGCCATAACGGCAACAATATCGCGGACTAGTTCTGGTTGAATTTCGGGAATCGGGTTAGCCATCGCAAAGACAATTGGATTTGGGGCCATGGATTTGACCATCTCGACCGAAACTACCCCCGGAGCACTCACGCCTAAAAAGACATCAGCATTAGTCATAGCAAGGGCTAAATTTCCAGCCTGTTTAACCGCAAACTCTTTTTTCCCAGGTGTTAAATCTGTCCGATCTAGGGAAATAATTCCTTTCGAGTCACAGAGGAAAATATCCGTCACCCCGGCCTGGCGTAATAATCGGGCAATGGCCACTCCGGCTGCCCCGGCCCCATTAATAACAATTCGTACCTGAGAGAGGGTTTTATTGACTAACTTCAAGGCATTGAATAACGCCGCTAGGGAGACAATGGCAGTTCCATGTTGATCATCATGGAAAATTGGAATATCCAGTTCTTGCTTGAGACGAGTTTCCACTTCAAAGCAACGGGGCGCGCTAATATCTTCTAAGTTAACGCCCCCAAAGACCGGCGCAATATGCTTCACGGCCTGGACAATTTCATCTACATCTTGGGTATCCAAACAAATTGGAAAGGCATCCAGGCCCCCAAACTCTTGAAACAACATGGCTTTACCTTCCATCACGGGTAACGCGGCCTCTGGCCCCAAATTCCCCAGGCCCAAAACCGCACTCCCATCGGTCACAATCGCCACCATATGCCCCTTGACGGTTAAGCGATGCACTTGGTCTGGCTCTTGGGCAATGGCGGTACAAATCCGACCTACCCCTGGTGTATAGGCCATGGCTAAATCATCTTGGCCTTGGAGGGGAATCTTGCTGGTAACGGTAATTTTGCCACCCTGATGCAGGTTAAATGTCCGGTCAAAAACTTCCAAAATCCGGCAGTGGGTTTGCTCTTTGACGGCATTAACAATGGCTTCAGCGTGTTCCGTACTGGCAGCAGCCACATTAACATCACGAACTGTAAAATCTCGGCTATGTTTGACCAAATTGATATGTCCTAAATCACCCCCGACTTCGGCAATGGCCTGGAGAATTCGGGCTAACATTCCTGGCTGTTGGGGAATCTCAATCCGCATCGTCAAGCTAAAACTGGGGTTTGGAGTCAGGGCGGTCATAGAGGTGGTGATTTAAGTTCAGTGCGAATTAAGCTTAACCCAATCCCTTGGCCTGGGGGAGTCTTAGTGGAAAGAATTTAGGCTTTGGTATCAAAAAATACAACCTTAGCCAATAAACCAGGGGTAGCTACCAAGGCAGTGAAAATAAACGTCAGAATCCGGCTATCTGTGGCCCGCTGTTGAGTTCGTAAGTCTGAGATTTCGGGTTTAATAGCATCGACTTTTTCGTCTAAGGCCTGGAATCTAAGCTCAATTTTCTCCTCAATGCTTTTCAGGCGTTCATCGGGGCGGGAGGTATAGACTTCAAAGGCAATCAAGATGCAAACTGAAAATTCTAGGTTTAACAAGGGACAGGAATTATTAGCTGTGTTCACGGAGGAAGGCAGGTACTAACTCTGGGGGTAAAGGACGGGAATACCAGTAGCCCTGACCATGGGGGCAGCCGAGGGTTTTCAATGTTGCCAGTTGGCTATCGGTTTCGATTCCTTCAGCCACAACATCTAACTTGAGAATTTGGGCGAGGGAAATAACTGCATGGACAACTTCTAAGTTTTCTGGGGTCTGCTCCATGCATGTAATAAAGGAACGGTCAATTTTGATGCTATCTAGGGGTAAATGGCTTAAATAACTGAGGGAAGAGTACCCAGTGCCAAAATCATCAATAACCGTTTGAATCCCCAAGGCCTTGAGTTCATGGAGCATTTGCCGAGCGGATTGAAGATGTTCCATTAAAATACTTTCGGTGATTTCTACTTTCAGACAGGAACCAGGCACTTTATTCGCCTTGAGAATATTAGAAATCTGCTCAACT
This genomic interval carries:
- a CDS encoding Uma2 family endonuclease, producing MIQTVLEPNHLGIAPGQRLNAAEFYQLCMTYPDQSLELTANGELIIVSPVGGIGGAQEASLIGQVWAWNATKKLGQVFSSSTIFRLPNGAHRSPDVAWVKLGRWQTLTEIERQKFPPLCPDFVIELRSPSDRLIVLQEKMQEYLANGCHLAWLIDLQNQQIEIYRPGLACETQSLPTRLEGGELLPGLVMTIN
- a CDS encoding phytochelatin synthase family protein encodes the protein MNLLIKGLGVSTFLMLGLGQIWLGTPAWGQTLPLEAGLTSLTSRTGESLLETSQAKADVLLLISHFVTQINPAYCGVASSVMVLNALGVTKEMGCKPRTLGRLCYNRDRKSATSPESRTVEWRNLEDQGKQQREGISQRTLGEGKVIGLPAIQGILALLYTQATGRGGCQNCGYTGLATGLSQPRQFFYTPNRGGD
- a CDS encoding NAD-dependent malic enzyme, giving the protein MTALTPNPSFSLTMRIEIPQQPGMLARILQAIAEVGGDLGHINLVKHSRDFTVRDVNVAAASTEHAEAIVNAVKEQTHCRILEVFDRTFNLHQGGKITVTSKIPLQGQDDLAMAYTPGVGRICTAIAQEPDQVHRLTVKGHMVAIVTDGSAVLGLGNLGPEAALPVMEGKAMLFQEFGGLDAFPICLDTQDVDEIVQAVKHIAPVFGGVNLEDISAPRCFEVETRLKQELDIPIFHDDQHGTAIVSLAALFNALKLVNKTLSQVRIVINGAGAAGVAIARLLRQAGVTDIFLCDSKGIISLDRTDLTPGKKEFAVKQAGNLALAMTNADVFLGVSAPGVVSVEMVKSMAPNPIVFAMANPIPEIQPELVRDIVAVMATGRSDYPNQINNVLAFPGVFKGALGCRAKALTTEMFLQAAQAIAELVTPSELNREFIVPSVFDRRVAPAVAAAVEHCARHQGLARI
- a CDS encoding phytochelatin synthase family protein; translated protein: MIDRYLIARQGLTLSQLAALLQTYPVTVEQYYGSDLGLAEFRQILGISLGKANQYILVNYLRSSIGQETGGHISPLAAYHAEQDQVLILDVARYKYPPIWVSVQALWQAMQTIDPVSGKSRGFLVIHNREPNPKN